GGACAAATCTCCAGGCCTTAATTGACAAGATTGAAGAAGGCTATATTGGGAATTGTTCAATTGTTACAGTTGTTTCAAGCAAAGAAGGCGTATATGCATTAGAAAGGGCAAAGAAGCATGGTATTTCTGCAACGTGCATTGCAAGAAAGAATTATGCAGATATTAAAGAATATGATGAGGCTCTAATAAAGCATTTTGAAGAGTGCAAAGTTGACCTGATTGTTATGGCGGGTTTTTTATCCATTTTAGGGGAGACTTTTGTACAGCGTTTTAAGGGGAGGATAATTAATATTCACCCTTCTTTGATACCTTCTTTTTGCGGAAAAGGGTATTACGGGATAATTCCCCATCAAAAAGCCTTAGAATACGGGGTTAAAGTTACAGGGGCAACTGTTCACTTTGTAGAATTAGAGGCTGATTCAGGTCCTATTATTTTGCAAAAGGCTGTATATGTAAAAGATGACGATACTCCTGAAACGCTGCAAAAAAGAGTAATGGAAGAGGCGGAGTGGGAGATACTGCCAAAAGCAGTAAAGTTAATTTCAGAAGGAAAGATTTCAGTAGAGGGAAGAAGAGTTAGAATAAAAGACTGAGGGAAAATGTAAAAAAGAAGACAAAGATTGAATTTAAGTGGGAATAAATACAATATACATAAAAGGAGTGGTAATAATGATTAAACGTGCATTAATTAGTGTTTCAGACAAAACCGGTATTGTGGAATTTGCAAAAGAACTGGAAAGCCTTGGAGTTGAAATTATTTCAACAGGGGGTACTGCAAAAGTTTTAAGTGATAATGGTATAAAGGTAATTAATATATCCGATGTTACGGGTTTTCCGGAGTGCCTTGACGGAAGGGTAAAAACCCTTCATCCAAAGGTTCACGGCGGCATTTTGGCTATGAGAAGCAACCCGGAGCATATGAAGCAGCTTGAGGAGCTTGGAATAGAGCCTATTGATATGGTTGTTATAAACCTTTATCCTTTTAAGGAAACTATATTAAAGGGACATATTTCACTGGAGGAAGCTATTGAAAATATTGATATAGGTGGTCCTACCATGTTAAGGGCGGCAGCAAAAAATTATCAGGATGTTGTTGTGGTGGTGGACCCTTCCGATTATAAAATGGTTTTAGATGAAATAAAAAATTCAAAAGACATGTCTGTTAAGACCAAGTTTAAACTTGCATACAAAGTTTTTGAGCATACCAGCCATTACGACACTTTAATTGCAAAATATTTAAGGGACAAGACGGGTGAAGAAGAATTTCCAGAAACTTTATCCCTTACATTTGAAAAAGTGCAGGATATGAGATATGGGGAAAACCCTCATCAAAAGGCTGTTTTTTACAAAGAAGTGGGTGCAAATATCGGAAATTTAGTGTCGGCAAAACAGCATCACGGAAAAGAACTTTCATATAACAATATAAATGATGCCAATGGTGCATTAGAGCTTTTAAAAGAATTTGATGAGCCAACGGTTGTTGCAGTTAAACATGCTAATCCTTGCGGTGTGGCCAGCGGAAAAGACATATATGAAGCTTATTTGAAGACATATGAAGCAGACCCTGTTTCCATATTCGGCGGAATTATTGCTGCAAACAGGGAGATAGATGCAAGGACTGCAGAGGAGATAAATAAAATATTTATTGAAATTATAATTGCTCCATCATATACAAAGGAAGCTTTGGAAATTCTTACCCAGAAGAAAAATATCAGGATTTTAGAGCTTGATAATATTGCCACTAAATTGCCTGCGGGAACTTACGATATGAAAAAGGTTGCAGGCGGCTTATTGGTTCAAAACTACAATAATGAGCTTTTTGATGTTGATAAACTGGAGTATGTTACAGAAAAGAGACCTACACATGAAGAACTGGAAGATATGATATTTGGCATGAAAGTTGTAAAGCACACCAAGTCAAATGCAATAGTGTTGGTAAAAAATAAACAGTCAGTGGGAATAGGACCTGGACAGTCTAACAGGGTGACAGCTGCAAAGATTGCCATTGATTACGCAGGAGAAAAGGCTAAGGGCGCAGTAATGGCTTCAGATGCTTTCTTCCCGTTCCCGGATTGTGTTGAAGAAGCAGCTAAAGCAGGTGTTACTGCAATTATCCAGCCTGGCGGGGCAAAAAGAGACCAGGAGTCTATAGATGAATGCAATAAAAATGGTATTGCTATGGTATTTACCGGAATGAGGCATTTTAAACATTGATTATAGATACAGGCTTAAAGGAGAGGATTGGAATGAAAGTACTTGTTGTAGGAAGTGGCGGGCGTGAACATGCTCTTGTGTGGAAAATTGCACAAAGCAAATTGGTTGAGGAAGTATACTGTGCCCCAGGAAATGGCGGTATTTCATCAATAGCTATGTGTGTACCCATAGATGCCTTGGATGTAGATGGCGTGGTTAATTTCTCCAAAGAAAAAGAAATTGACCTGGTGGTGGTGGCAGCAGAAAACCCGTTAGCGGCAGGTATGGTTGACAAATTAGAAGAAAATGGGATAAGAGCCTTTGGACCAAATAAAGCTGCTACCATAATTGAGGGAAGTAAATCCTTTGCCAAGGAGCTTATGAAAAAATACGGAATACCTACAGCGGAGTATGAGGTTTTTGACAGTAGCGAAAAAGCTATTTCATATTTAGAAGAAAAAAACACCTATCCTATAGTTGTTAAAGCAGACGGACTTGCTTTGGGGAAAGGTGTGATAATAGCCCGGGATTTTGATGAAGCCAAAGAAGCAGTAAAAAGTATGATGGAGGAGAAGGCTTTTGGGGAAGCCGGGAATAAAGTTGTAATTGAGGAATTTTTGACTGGACAGGAAGTTACCGTCCTTGCTTTTACCGATGGAAAGACGGTAAAGCCTATGGTTAGTGCACAGGATCACAAAAGGGTATTTGACAATGATGAAGGACCTAATACAGGAGGTATGGGGGCTTTTTCACCAAGCAGGATATACACTCCGGAAGTTGAAAAGATTTGCATGGAAAAAATATTTATGCCTACAATAGAAGCTATGAATAAAGAAGGCAGAAAGTTTAAAGGAGTGTTGTATTTTGGTCTTATGGTTACAAAGGACGGTCCTAAGGTAGTGGAATACAATGCAAGATTTGGAGATCCTGAAGCACAGGTTGTGCTCCCAAGGCTTCAAACTGATATTTTGGAAATATTTAATGCTGTTATAGATGAAAAATTAGATGAAATTGATATAAAGTGGAGCGATAGCGGATGTGTATGTGTTATAATGGCTTCAGGGGGATATCCCAAAGAGTATGAAAAGGGTTTTGAAATATTAGGACTGGATGAAGCTCAAAAAGATGCTAATGTTGTTGTTTTCCATGCAGGAACCAAGAAGGAAAATGAAAAGTACATAACAGCAGGAGGAAGGGTCATAGGGGTTACTGCACTAGAGGACAGTCTGGATTCGGCAATTAAAAAGGCATATGAGGCTGTTGGAAAAATAAGCTTTAAAAATGCTCATTATAGAAAAGATATTGGGGTAAAATAAAAGAATTTCTCATGTGAGGTAGGTTTAATGGCGGACAAGTATATTTGTATTGATATTGGCGGGACAAAAATATTAGGTGCTATAGTTGATGAAAAAGACAATATAATTTGTGAGGTAAAAAAGAAAACCAAGGCTCATAAAGGTCTTGAAGTGGTGGAAGAAAGACTTTTAGGTGTGATAGAAGAGCTTTTGGAAAAATCCCAGGTACCAAAGGAAGAAATTGCAGCAATAGGAGCAGGTGCTCCCGGGGTTATAAATAAAGATACCGGGGAAATTATATATTCCCCCAACCTGCCCTGGAAAAACTATAATATAAAAAAAATTATTGAGGGCAAATTAGGAATACCTTTTGTTGTGGGAAATGATGCTAATGTTGGTATTATGGGAGAATGGAAATACGG
The genomic region above belongs to Acetivibrio saccincola and contains:
- the purN gene encoding phosphoribosylglycinamide formyltransferase, yielding MLKIGVLVSGGGTNLQALIDKIEEGYIGNCSIVTVVSSKEGVYALERAKKHGISATCIARKNYADIKEYDEALIKHFEECKVDLIVMAGFLSILGETFVQRFKGRIINIHPSLIPSFCGKGYYGIIPHQKALEYGVKVTGATVHFVELEADSGPIILQKAVYVKDDDTPETLQKRVMEEAEWEILPKAVKLISEGKISVEGRRVRIKD
- the purH gene encoding bifunctional phosphoribosylaminoimidazolecarboxamide formyltransferase/IMP cyclohydrolase; this encodes MIKRALISVSDKTGIVEFAKELESLGVEIISTGGTAKVLSDNGIKVINISDVTGFPECLDGRVKTLHPKVHGGILAMRSNPEHMKQLEELGIEPIDMVVINLYPFKETILKGHISLEEAIENIDIGGPTMLRAAAKNYQDVVVVVDPSDYKMVLDEIKNSKDMSVKTKFKLAYKVFEHTSHYDTLIAKYLRDKTGEEEFPETLSLTFEKVQDMRYGENPHQKAVFYKEVGANIGNLVSAKQHHGKELSYNNINDANGALELLKEFDEPTVVAVKHANPCGVASGKDIYEAYLKTYEADPVSIFGGIIAANREIDARTAEEINKIFIEIIIAPSYTKEALEILTQKKNIRILELDNIATKLPAGTYDMKKVAGGLLVQNYNNELFDVDKLEYVTEKRPTHEELEDMIFGMKVVKHTKSNAIVLVKNKQSVGIGPGQSNRVTAAKIAIDYAGEKAKGAVMASDAFFPFPDCVEEAAKAGVTAIIQPGGAKRDQESIDECNKNGIAMVFTGMRHFKH
- the purD gene encoding phosphoribosylamine--glycine ligase; translation: MKVLVVGSGGREHALVWKIAQSKLVEEVYCAPGNGGISSIAMCVPIDALDVDGVVNFSKEKEIDLVVVAAENPLAAGMVDKLEENGIRAFGPNKAATIIEGSKSFAKELMKKYGIPTAEYEVFDSSEKAISYLEEKNTYPIVVKADGLALGKGVIIARDFDEAKEAVKSMMEEKAFGEAGNKVVIEEFLTGQEVTVLAFTDGKTVKPMVSAQDHKRVFDNDEGPNTGGMGAFSPSRIYTPEVEKICMEKIFMPTIEAMNKEGRKFKGVLYFGLMVTKDGPKVVEYNARFGDPEAQVVLPRLQTDILEIFNAVIDEKLDEIDIKWSDSGCVCVIMASGGYPKEYEKGFEILGLDEAQKDANVVVFHAGTKKENEKYITAGGRVIGVTALEDSLDSAIKKAYEAVGKISFKNAHYRKDIGVK